A stretch of the Schistocerca serialis cubense isolate TAMUIC-IGC-003099 chromosome 2, iqSchSeri2.2, whole genome shotgun sequence genome encodes the following:
- the LOC126457962 gene encoding uncharacterized protein LOC126457962, with product MQQCEEGITREIMLASAYLPYEDSSPPALEVRRLVETCHQQCDQLLVGSDANAHNLVWGSKDTNSRDAALFGDGHDSDTDPHFVPRSDNETKSERDESCTLIFRAGILEAEMAGGIIVDLPDNAIPPPMQHGSKYHASKESTTTTVILSVMKIFHTSKGKSYLRHNGT from the exons atgcagcaatgtgaggaaggtatcacgagggaaattatgttggcctcagcataccttccttatgaagacAGTTCTCCCCCTGCCTTGGAGGTGAGGAGATTGGTAGAGACTTGCCATCAGCAAtgtgaccaactgctggtggggagcgacgccaatgcccacaacttagtgtggggcagcaaggacaccaacagtagag ATGCTGCTTTATTTGGAGATGGGCATGATAGTGATACAGATCCCCATTTTGTTCCCAGAAGTGATAATGAAACTAAAAGTGAAAGGGATGAAAGTTGTACCCTGATATTCAGAG CTGGAATACTAGAAGCTGAAATGGCTGGGGGAATTATCGTGGATTTACCGGACAATGCAATACCACCACCAATGCAACATGGCTCGAAATATCATGCATCTAAGGAGAGTACAACCACAACTGTCATTTTAAGTGTAATGAAAATATTCCACACGAGCAAAGGCAAGTCATATTTGAGGCATAATGGAACCTAG